In Phocoena phocoena chromosome 19, mPhoPho1.1, whole genome shotgun sequence, a genomic segment contains:
- the TSPOAP1 gene encoding peripheral-type benzodiazepine receptor-associated protein 1 isoform X3 produces the protein MEQLTPLPRPGDPGNMELWALPAWQSWTPGQGGEPGGTSPSIADTPAALRVGELRPEESSEPEGARSAGSVGGIQPERTETGLPSPGPGALSSGLSCQRLEGKEVEAFSKGKLKMGFGDRPNLELLRAVGELQQRCAILKEENQMLRKSSFPETEEKVRRLKRKNAELAVIAKRLEERARKLQETNLRVEGPQWLHVRDFDRLLRESQREVLRLQRQIALRNQREPPPPPRPPGLAAPARAGAPAPGAPGEATPQEDVENPPVVLGEPEKWQRVQQLESELSKKRKKCESLEQEARKKQRRCEELELQLREAQSENARLAEENSRLSGTATEKEQVEWENVELRGQLLGVTQERDSALLKSRGLQSKLESLEQVLKHMREVAQRRQQLEAEHELAGLCLQEKQEEVRRLQQAQAEAQREHEGAVQLLESTLDSMQVRVRELEEQCRSQTERFSLLAQELQAFRLHPGPLDLLTSALGYSTLGDRPPPPCCSTPQPCRGSGPKDLDLPPGSPGHCTPKSSEPAPATLAGGPRRTAKKAESLSNSSRSESIHNSPKSCPTPEVDTASEVEELEADSVSLPPAAPEGSRGGARIQVFLARYSYNPFEGPNENPEAELPLTAGEYIYIYGNMDEDGFFEGELMDGRRGLVPSNFVERVSDDDLLTSLPPELADLSHSSGPELSFLSGGAGGSSSGGQSSGGRSQPRTEEEAAGDELRLSPSPEGLGEPPAAPHPRCLAVLKQLAHSVVLAWEPPPECVELRGYHVCVNGELRQALGPGAPPTAVLENLDLQTGPLRVSVQALTSWGGSDPLRCCLVLGAGAGVAPSQLRVHRLTATSAEITWAPGNSNLAHAIYLNGEECPSACPSTYWATFCHLRPGTLYQARVEAQLPPRGSWEPGLERPEQRAATLQFTTLPAGPPDAPLDVQIEPGPSPGILIVSWLPVTIDAAGTSNGVRVTGYAIYADGQKIMEVASPTAGSVLVELSQLQLLQACRAVAVRTMSPHGESADSIPAPVAPALAEASSPARVSCPSPRLGSEARPPLAPASPGPGDPSSPLPCPNPRGTREPPGGSPASCPGETPRGSSEEPPVPGSQEEAGTAELGAPGDRKASEPTLGERVPGPAASSLAEEKAEWTAGEARPAPGSIQGALAQRLPCAEACRAGDTGPGLRPRAEREDTAELGVRLGSALVDHGRNSDLSDIQEEEEAEAEELGVKTCSFPKQGAGNSLRDNGAKPQPDPFCETDSDEEILEQILELPLQQFCSKKLFSIPEEEEEEDEEDERRPAAGSSSRDPDPPEPAFLGLGCDSGRPRGPGLCPLSPEPSRAGDRLEDMPGLVGGSSWRKGSGSPEKPPSRRRSPDPREHCSRLLGSGGSQGSGRPGPARERGGPPVGEGARAGPEAGGRGRPAPSRRCPRGPAPESGLASCLSPTCLEISIEYDSEDEQETGGGGISVTSSCYLGDGEAWGAAPTGRPRGPPKANSGPNPYPRLPAWEKGEPERRGRSATGRAKESPSRATETGEPRGQDGSGRRGPQRRGGRAPRPGSAELAPPRSPPEEALAYQDLPVRVFVALFDYDPVSMSPNPDAGEEELPFQEGQILKVFGDKDADGFYRGEGGGRMGYIPCNMVSEVTADSPAGRQQLLQRGYLSPDVLVEGSGNGPFVYSTARTAGPPPKPRRSKKAESEGPVQPCACSPPPPPGAPQPVSSTGLKAPRSMVAAFDYNPRESSPNMDVEAELPFRAGDVITVFGGMDDDGFYYGELNGQRGLVPSNFLEGPGPEAGGSDREPGTPQAEGQRTRRRRIQC, from the exons ATGGAGCAACTGACACCCCTTCCCCGGCCGGGGGACCCCGGAAACATGGAGCTGTGGGCACTGCCCGCCTGGCAGAGCTGGACTCCAGGCCAGGGGGGCGAACCTGGAGGTACATCCCCAAGCATTGCCGATACTCCGGCGGCTCTGCGTGTTGGAGAACTGAGGCCTGAGGAGAGCTCCGAGCCCGAGGGAGCCCGAAGCGCCGGGTCTGTGGGAGGCATCCAGCCTGAAAGAACAGAAACTGGGCTGCCCAGCCCCGGGCCGGGAGCACTGAGCTCTGGACTCAGCTGCCAGAGGCTGGAGGGCAAGGAGGTGGAGGCTTTCTCTAAG GGCAAGCTGAAAATGGGCTTTGGGGACAGGCCCAATCTGGAGCTGCTGAGGGCCGTGGGGGAGCTGCAGCAGCGCTGTGCCATCCTTAAGGAGGAGAACCAGATGCTG AGGAAGAGCAGCTTCCCCGAGACGGAGGAGAAGGTGCGGAGACTGAAGCGGAAGAACGCAGAGCTGGCGGTCATTGCCAAGCGCCTGGAGGAGAGAGCCCGGAAGCTGCAGGAGACCAACCTGCGGGTG GAGGGCCCCCAGTGGCTCCACGTGCGGGACTTCGACCGGCTGCTGCGGGAGTCCCAGCGGGAGGtgctgcggctgcagaggcagaTCGCCTTGCGCAACCAGAGGGAGCCGCCCCCGCCGCCTCGGCCCCCAGGCCTGGCCGCCCCGGCCAGAGCAGGGGCGCCCGCCCCCGGGGCCCCGGGAGAG GCCACGCCCCAGGAGGATGTGGAAAACCCACCCGTGGTCCTAGGGGAGCCAGAGAAATGGCAGAGGGTGCAGCAGCTG GAATCAGAGCTCAGCAAGAAGCGGAAGAAATGCGAGAGCCTGGAGCAGGAAGCCCGGAAAAAGCAGAGGCGATGTGAGGAGCTG GAACTGCAGCTGAGGGAAGCCCAGAGTGAGAATGCCCGCCTCGCGGAGGAGAACTCTCGGCTCAGTGGGACAGCCACGGAGAAGGAGCAG GTGGAATGGGAGAACGTGGAGCTGAGGGGCCAGCTCCTGGGAGTGACGCAGGAGAGGGACTCGGCCCTTCTCAAGAGCCGGGGCCTGCAGAGCAAGCTGGAGAGCCTGGAGCAGGTGCTGAAG CACATGCGGGAGGTGGCCCAGCGGAGGCAGCAGCTGGAGGCGGAACATGAGCTGGCTGGGCTTTGCCTgcaggagaagcaggaggaggtCCGGAGGCTGCAGCAG GCCCAGGCAGAAGCCCAGAGGGAACACGAAGGGGCCGTGCAGCTGCTGGAG TCCACCCTGGATTCCATGCAG GTCCGGGTTCGAGAGCTGGAGGAACAGTGCCGCAGCCAGACTGAGCGCTTCAGCCTCCTGGCGCAGGAGCTCCAGGCCTTCCGCCTGCACCCGGGCCCCTTGGATCTGCTCACCTCCGCCCTGGGCTACAGTACCCTTGGGGACCGCCCGCCACCCCCCTGCTGctccaccccccagccctgccggGGGTCTGGCCCCAAAG ACCTTGACCTCCCGCCAGGCTCCCCAGGGCACTGCACCCCAAAGTCTTCCGAGCCTGCCCCTGCCACCCTTGCTGGGGGCCCCCGAAGGACGGCCAAGAAGGCAGAGTCTCTGTCCAACTCCTCTCGCTCCGAGTCCATCCACAACAGCCCCAAGTCATGCCCTACGCCCGAG GTGGACACAGCCAGCGAGGTGGAGGAGCTGGAGGCAGACAGCGTCTCCCTGCCGCCAGCAGCCCCGGAGGGCAGCCGGGGAGGAGCCAGGATCCAGGTCTTCCTCGCTCGCTACAG CTACAACCCCTTCGAGGGCCCCAATGAGAACCCAGAGGCAGAGCTTCCGCTTACCGCTGGCGAGTACATCTACATCTATGGCAACATGGACGAGGATGGCTTCTTTGAAG GGGAGCTCATGGATGGCCGAAGGGGCCTGGTCCCTTCCAATTTTGTAGAGCGTGTGTCCGACGACGACCTCctgacctccctgcctccagaGCTGGCTGATCTGTCCCACAGCTCAGGCCCTGAACTCAGTTTCCTGAGTGGCGGTGCGGGCGGCAGCAGTAGCGGAGGCCAGAGCAGCGGGGGACGCAGCCAGCCCAGAACAGAGGAAGAGGCTGCAGGGGACGAGCTCAGGCTGAGCCCCTCGCCCGAGGGCCTGGGTGAGCCCCCTGCCGCGCCTCACCCCCGCTGTCTGGCTGTCCTCAAGCAGCTGGCCCACAGCGTGGTGCTGGCCTGGGAGCCGCCTCCCGAATGCGTGGAGCTGCGTGGCTACCATGTCTGTGTGAATGGGGAGCTGCGGCAGGCCCTGGGGCCCGGGGCGCCCCCCACGGCTGTGCTTGAGAATCTGGACCTGCAGACCGGGCCCCTCCGTGTCTCTGTTCAGGCCCTGACCAGCTGGGGCGGCTCTGACCCTCTGCGCTGTTGCTTGGTGCTaggggccggggctggggtgGCACCTAGCCAGCTGCGGGTCCATCGACTGACAGCCACGTCCGCTGAGATCACCTGGGCGCCCGGCAATAGCAACTTGGCCCATGCCATCTACCTCAATGGGGAAGAGTGCCCCTCTGCCTGCCCTAGCACCTACTGGGCCACCTTCTGCCACCTGCGGCCTGGTACACTCTATCAGGCCCGAGTGGAGGCTCAGCTCCCACCTCGAGGGTCCTGGGAACCAGGCTTGGAGAGGCCAGAGCAACGGGCTGCCACCCTGCAGTTCACCACACTCCCAGCAG GCCCACCTGATGCCCCCCTGGATGTGCAGATTGAGCCAGGGCCCTCCCCGGGAATCTTGATCGTCAGCTGGCTCCCGGTAACAATTGATGCTGCTGGCACCTCCAACGGCGTCCGGGTCACAGGCTATGCCATTTATGCTGATGGGCAGAAG ATCATGGAGGTGGCCTCCCCCACGGCAGGCAGTGTGCTGGTGGAGTTGTCGCAGCTGCAGCTGCTGCAGGCATGCCGCGCGGTGGCCGTGCGCACCATGTCGCCCCACGGCGAGTCGGCCGACTCCATCCCGGCTCCCGTCGCCCCTGCCCTGGCTGAGGCCTCCTCGCCAGCCAGggtctcctgcccctccccgcgACTGGGCTCGGAGGCCAGACCGCCCCTCGCTCCAGCCTCCCCAGGGCCTGGAGACCCCAGCTCTCCCCTCCCGTGCCCCAACCCCCGTGGAACTCGAGAGCCCCCCGGGGGCTCCCCAGCAAGCTGTCCCGGAGAGACACCAAGAGGATCCTCAGAGGAGCCCCCAGTGCCTGGCTCTCAG GAGGAGGCTGGGACAGCTGAGCTGGGGGCCCCAGGAGACAGGAAGGCCAGTGAGCCAACCTTGGGAGAGCGAGTTCCTGGCCCTGCAGCTTCCTCCCTGGCCGAGGAGAAGGCTGAGTGGACTGCGGGAGAGGCCCGCCCGGCCCCTGGCTCCATCCAGGGAGCGCTGGCCCAGAGGCTGCCCTGTGCTGAGGCCTGCCGTGCAGGAGACACAGGGCCTGGGCTGAGGCCCAGGGCTGAG AGAGAGGACACGGCCGAGCTTGGGGTCCGTCTGGGGAGCGCCCTTGTGGACCATGGCCGCAACTCAGATCTGTCAGACATccaagaggaggaggaggcagaggcagaggagtTGGGTGTCAAGACTTGCTCCTTCCCGAAGCAGGGTGCTGGCAACAGCCTCAGGGACAATGGGGCCAAG ccccagcccgacCCCTTCTGTGAGACTGACAGCGACGAGGAGATCTTGGAGCAGATCCTGGAGCTGCCCCTCCAGCAGTTCTGCAGCAAGAAGCTCTTTAGCATCcctgaggaggaggaagaagaggacgaAGAGGACGAGAGGAGGCCGGCGGCAGGCTCTTCTTCCCGGGACCCTGACCCGCCTGAGCCTGCATTCCTGGGGCTGGGCTGTGACAGCGGTCGGCCCCGAGGACCTGGCCTATGTCCTTTGTCTCCCGAGCCCTCCAGGGCTGGGGACCGCCTGGAGGACATGCCTGGACTGGTTGGTGGAAGCAGCTGGAGAAAAGGAAGTGGTTCCCCCGAGAAGCCCCCCAGCCGCAGGCGGTCCCCAGATCCCCGTGAACACTGCAGCCGACTCCTCGGCAGCGGCGGGTCCCAGGGCTCTGGACGACCAGGCCCCGCCCGGGAGAGGGGCGGCCCCCCCGTGGGCGAGGGCGCCAGGGCTGGACCGGAGGCTGGTGGGAGAGGGCGGCCGGCCCCTTCGAGGAGGTGCCCCCGTGGCCCAGCCCCAGAATCGGGCCTGGCCAGCTGCCTCTCCCCCACGTGCTTGGAAATCAGCATCGAATATGATTCTGAGGATGAGCAAGAGACGGGCGGCGGGGGCATCAGCGTCACCAGCTCCTGCTACCTCGGAGATGGGGAGGCGTGGGGTGCAGCACCCACGGGAAGGCCCAGGGGGCCTCCGAAGGCCAATTCAGGCCCCAACCCCTACCCACGCCTCCCGGCCTGGGAGAAAGGGGAGCCAGAGCGGAGAGGCCGCAGTGCCACTGGCAGAGCCAAGGAGTCACCCTCCCGG GCAACAGAGACTGGGGAGCCCAGAGGGCAGGACGGCTCTGGGCGGAGGGGCCCCCAGCGGAGAGGGGGCCGGGCCCCCAGGCCAGGCTCCGCGGAGCTGG CCCCTCCGAGGAGCCCTCCAGAAGAAGCACTGGCTTACCAGGACCTACCTGTCAGGGTCTTTGTGGCTCTGTTTGACTATGACCCCGTGTCGATGTCTCCCAACCCTGATGCCGGGGAAGAGGAGCTCCCCTTCCAGGAGGGCCAGATCCTGAAG GTGTTTGGGGACAAGGATGCCGATGGCTTCTATCGGGGTGAAGGCGGGGGCCGGATGGGCTACATCCCGTGCAACATGGTGTCCGAGGTGACTGCGGACAGTCCTGCAGGGAGACAGCAGCTGCTCCAACGGGGCTATTTGTCCCCAGATGTTCTCGTTGAGGGTTCAG GGAACGGTCCCTTTGTCTACTCCACAGCTCGCACAGCTGGGCCTCCCCCCAAGCCCCGCCGCTCCAAGAAAG CTGAGTCGGAAGGCCCTGTCCAGCCCTGTGCA tgttctccccctcctcctccaggcgCCCCCCAGCCGGTCTCCTCTACTGGCCTGAAAGCTCCCCGCTCCATGGTGGCTGCATTTGACTACAACCCCCGGGAGAGTTCCCCCAACATGGATGTGGAG GCAGAGCTGCCCTTCCGGGCAGGGGACGTCATCACTGTGTTCGGGGGCATGGACGATGATGGTTTCTACTAT GGGGAACTGAATGGACAGCGGGGCCTGGTTCCATCCAACTTCTTGGAGGGCCCTGGGCCTGAGGCAGGCGGCTCAGACAGGGAGCCCGGGACACCCCAGGCCGAGGGGCAG AGAACGAGGAGGAGAAGAATCCAGTGCTAG